A segment of the Aridibaculum aurantiacum genome:
ATTAAGGCTTCAGCGCATAGTAGCCAAAATCCTGTCAAGGTATTTTTTCTTGAAGTAATATTCTTTTACCGGCTGTAGCTCTTCAATAGTGGTGGTTTCATCATTATAGCTTGCAATTATATCTTTTACAGGTACGTAAATCTCTTCCTGGAGATTAGCTATTGCCTGCTTCATTTTTTCCAAATCTTCAGCATTACTTTCCATCTGTGCTTCCTGCAGTTGTTCATTCAGTTCCATCACCTCCATCAAAAAGTCAGGTGGCAACTGGTACTTTTCTTCTTCTTCCAGCAGTCCTTTTTGCATTAGTACATACTTTATTGTTTCATCCTGGTTTTGCAAGGTTTTATAAGCCTGGTTTAACATAGAAGAGATCTCTAATGCCTCTGCTTGTTCCATTTGGTTTTCCTGCGTAAAAAAATCAGGGTGATACTTGCGGCTTAAAACATAAAACTTCTGCTTCAAAAGCTGCTTATCTGGCTGAAGTGAAACGGGTATTTCGAAAAGTTGGAAGTAGTTCATTTTGTTTGATGTTGGTTGATCAGTGATCAGAAATTAGTGGTCAGTGAACAAAAGATTTGTTGATAAGTAATACTTGCAATAGATGTTCAGATTTCAGATCTCACAGCTGACACCTCACACCTCACTTCTCACAGCTGATTGCTCATAGCTCAAAGCTGGTTGCTCAAAGCTGACAGCTGACATCTACTTGCTGCTCCTTTCTTACCTTCGGCACAAAGTTACTAACCGAATGCTTGTTATAGGATTAATCAAAGAAGGTAAAATACCTGAAGACAAAAGAGTGGCACTTACACCTGCGCAATGCAGGATGCTGCAATCAAAAGTTGCCGGATTAAAAGTTATTGTACAACCTTGTAAAAACAGGTGCTTTTCAGATGATGAATACAGGAAAGCAGGAGTGGAGGTGAATGAAGATGTTTCATCATGTAATCTTTTACTTGGTATAAAAGAGGTGCCGGTACAACAACTGGTTCCGGGCAAACGCTACATGTTTTTTTCGCATACTAAAAAAATGCAACCACACAACCAGGCGCTGATGAATGCCATGGTTGATAAAAAGATCACGCTTATAGATTATGAATGCCTGGAACATGCCGACGGTCAAAGGATCATTGGCTTTGGTTTCTTTGCTGGCATTGTTGGTGCTCATAACGGAATATATGCTTACGGCAACCGTACAGGTGCTTTTAGTTTATGCCGTGTAGGAGAATGTAAAACCTACAAGCACTTGTTGAATAAATACTTCGGATTAAAGCTTCCAAACGTGAAGATCGCTGTAACGGGAAGTGGCCGTGTAGCTAGCGGTATCCTTGAGATCATGAACCTGTTGGGAGTTATAGAGGTTGAAAAAGAAGATTTTCTCTCACGCGATTTTGAATATCCTGCATATGTGCAATTGAAAGGGCCCGACCTTTACGAGCACAAAGTAACTCGCAAGTACAATCGCGATGATTTTCATAATAATCCCAGGAACTACCGCTGTACGTTCAGGCAGTTTTTACCGCATACTGACATCCTGATGAATGGAATTTATTGGGATAAGAATGTACCGCGCTTGTTTGAATGGAGCGATATGTTACTTCCTGATTTTCGCATTCAAACCATAGCCGACATAACTGATGATAAGGAAGGAAGTGTGCCTTGTAACCTTGGAGATTCAACCATAGAGTTTCCGGTTTACGGCGTTGATCCTATCAGCAGGCAAATGGTAGATCCTTACCAAAAGGATTGTGTAGATGTGATGGCTGTAGGCAATTTGCCAAATGAACTACCACGCGATGCAAGCAGGTATTTTGGGCAACAATTGATAAAGTATGTATTGGAAGATGTCTTACAAGGAACATCGCCTGTGTTGGAGCGTGCTACCATACTCAAGGAAGGAAAGTTGACGCCGCAATATGATTACCTGCATGATTACGCTTATGCACCTCAAGCTAACATCAGCCGTTGATCTACAGGTAGAGATAATAATCACGTAGCAACTGAGTAAATGTTTCGCTGTAGTTTCCCTCTTGTTTAATGATGATCTCTTCGTGATGCACATCAGTAGGAGAAAGCGTATATAGAAGCATGCTGCGTAAAGGAGCATGCTTTTTCGTTTGCTTAACCGAGACGTTTTTCTCACAAAAAAATCCAGCAGCACTTGCCATATCATTAAACTCTTTACATCGATGATAAGGTAACAATACTGCAAATTGTCCTGAAGGTTTCAGCAACTTTTTTACAACACTTACCAGCTCTTGCAACGATAAGGCAGCACTGTGAAGTGCTAGGTTCCTTCCTTCATCATTGCTCTTTAAATCATTGTCGAAAAAAGGAGGATTACTTATGACCAGGTCATACTGTTGCTGGGTCTCTTCACTAAATAGCTGGATACTATTATTGTGAACATAGACCTGCTTTGCAAATGGTGATGCAGCGATATTTTCAGCAGCTTGTTCTGCTGCCAAATCATTTACCTCCACTGCATCTATGTGTGCATTGGTTTTTTGTGCAAGCATCAGGCTCAGTAAACCAGTGCCAGTACCAATGTCGAGAATAAGTGGGAGGTTTGAAGTGGGAAGTACGTGAGAGGCAGCAGGTGATGCTACTATTTCATTAGCAACAAAAGCACCGAAAAGGCATGCATCGGTGCATACCTTCATGGCGCTTTTGTTTTGATGTATTGTAAACTGCTTGAACCTGAAGTAGTCGTTCGGCATTATTCAGTTATTCCTTCCAGTGCCAGTAAAAATGCATAATTGAGTGCTACGTCTTTCAGGTAATCAAACCTTCCTGACGCACCACCATGTCCAAACTTCATATTCGTTTGAAAAAGTAGCACGTTATTATCTGTTTTATATTCCCTCAGTTTAGCCACCCATTTAGCTGGTTCAAAATATTGCACCTGGCTATCATGCAGGCCTGTCGTTACCAGCATGTTTGGATACTTCTTCTTCTCTACATTTTCATATGGAGAATAACTCTTCATGTAGGCATATGCTTCTGCATTCTTAGGATTACCCCACTCATCAAATTCGTTGGTAGTAAGCGGAATGCTTTCATCCAGCATAGTGTTTACTACATCTACAAATGGCACCTGCGCTATCAGGCCATTCCATAGATCCGGAGCCATATTGGCAACAGCACCCATCAGCAATCCACCTGCACTACCGCCTTGTGCGTATAAATGTTCTTTACTTGTATACTTCTGTTCTACCAAGAATTTTCCACAGTCAATAAAGTCATTGAACGTGTTTATCTTCTTCATCATTTTGCCGTCTTCATACCACTGTCTTCCCATTTCCTGGCCTCCACGAATGTGTGCAATGGCAAAGGCAAAACCCCTGTTCAACAATGAAAGTCTTGCACTATTAAATGCAGCATCAGTACTTATGCCATAAGATCCATAAGCATAAAGCAGTACAGGCTGACTACCATCTTTCTTGAATCCTTTTTTATATACAATGGACATTGGAATACGTGTGCCATCCTTTGCAGTAGCATACAATCTTTCAGTCACATATTCCGATGCATCATAACCACCCAATACTTCCTGCTGCTTCATAAGCTGCTTGGTCTTGTTCACCAGGTTGTAATCGTACACTGATGCAGGTGTGGTAAGCGAGCTATAATTATAGCGAAGGGTAGTTGTTTTGTATTCAGGATTACCGGCTACATTAGCTGTATAAGCTGGTTCTCCAAAATCAAGATAATGTTCCTGGTCTCCTGCAAGTTTTCTCACACGCAGTTGTACAAGCCCATTTTTTCTTTCGCTTACTACAATGAAGTCTTTAAATTCTTCTACACCAGAAAGCAATACATCAGTACGATGCGGAATCACTTCTTTCCAGTTTTCACGGCCAGGCTTGTTAAGTGGTGCTTCCATCAACCTGAAGTTGGTCGCGTTCCAGTTGGTAAGAATGAGAAACTTATCATCCAGCGGCGATACCTCGTATAATACATCTTTCATGCGTGGCTGAAATACCTTGAAATCACTGGTTGGCTTTGATGCATCGATGAATCTTGTTTCAGAAGAAAGTGTACCACCTGAATAGATCGTAATGAACTTGCCATTTTTCGACCTTCCTACACCTATGTAGTTCGTGTTGTCTTTCTCGTCGTAAACCACTTTATCCTGGTCTTCAGTTGTACCTAGTAAGTGACGCTTTATCTTTTCAGATAATAAAGTAATAGGATTATTTGATGTATAAAAGATGGTCTTGTTATCACTTGCCCAGGCAATATTTCCATTGGTAGAATGAATAACATCTTTATACAGCCTGCCCGTCGCCAGGTCTTTGATG
Coding sequences within it:
- the hscB gene encoding Fe-S protein assembly co-chaperone HscB, producing the protein MNYFQLFEIPVSLQPDKQLLKQKFYVLSRKYHPDFFTQENQMEQAEALEISSMLNQAYKTLQNQDETIKYVLMQKGLLEEEEKYQLPPDFLMEVMELNEQLQEAQMESNAEDLEKMKQAIANLQEEIYVPVKDIIASYNDETTTIEELQPVKEYYFKKKYLDRILATMR
- a CDS encoding NAD(P)-dependent oxidoreductase, which produces MLVIGLIKEGKIPEDKRVALTPAQCRMLQSKVAGLKVIVQPCKNRCFSDDEYRKAGVEVNEDVSSCNLLLGIKEVPVQQLVPGKRYMFFSHTKKMQPHNQALMNAMVDKKITLIDYECLEHADGQRIIGFGFFAGIVGAHNGIYAYGNRTGAFSLCRVGECKTYKHLLNKYFGLKLPNVKIAVTGSGRVASGILEIMNLLGVIEVEKEDFLSRDFEYPAYVQLKGPDLYEHKVTRKYNRDDFHNNPRNYRCTFRQFLPHTDILMNGIYWDKNVPRLFEWSDMLLPDFRIQTIADITDDKEGSVPCNLGDSTIEFPVYGVDPISRQMVDPYQKDCVDVMAVGNLPNELPRDASRYFGQQLIKYVLEDVLQGTSPVLERATILKEGKLTPQYDYLHDYAYAPQANISR
- a CDS encoding tRNA1(Val) (adenine(37)-N6)-methyltransferase, coding for MKVCTDACLFGAFVANEIVASPAASHVLPTSNLPLILDIGTGTGLLSLMLAQKTNAHIDAVEVNDLAAEQAAENIAASPFAKQVYVHNNSIQLFSEETQQQYDLVISNPPFFDNDLKSNDEGRNLALHSAALSLQELVSVVKKLLKPSGQFAVLLPYHRCKEFNDMASAAGFFCEKNVSVKQTKKHAPLRSMLLYTLSPTDVHHEEIIIKQEGNYSETFTQLLRDYYLYL
- a CDS encoding S9 family peptidase, which encodes MNKKLVATAVVALSLVQTHMNAQKMEWPKVKPPVAEKKPYTRTLHGESVVDNYYWMIDYFKKGPDSTNTIAYLEAENNYLKAMMKSTEPLQEKLFNEMKARIKEKDESVPVLKNGYYYYTRTEEGKQYFKYCRKKGSLSAKEEVLLDVDAMAEGHPYYSVTGFQVSPDNKLLAFGIDTVSRRQYVIRIKDLATGRLYKDVIHSTNGNIAWASDNKTIFYTSNNPITLLSEKIKRHLLGTTEDQDKVVYDEKDNTNYIGVGRSKNGKFITIYSGGTLSSETRFIDASKPTSDFKVFQPRMKDVLYEVSPLDDKFLILTNWNATNFRLMEAPLNKPGRENWKEVIPHRTDVLLSGVEEFKDFIVVSERKNGLVQLRVRKLAGDQEHYLDFGEPAYTANVAGNPEYKTTTLRYNYSSLTTPASVYDYNLVNKTKQLMKQQEVLGGYDASEYVTERLYATAKDGTRIPMSIVYKKGFKKDGSQPVLLYAYGSYGISTDAAFNSARLSLLNRGFAFAIAHIRGGQEMGRQWYEDGKMMKKINTFNDFIDCGKFLVEQKYTSKEHLYAQGGSAGGLLMGAVANMAPDLWNGLIAQVPFVDVVNTMLDESIPLTTNEFDEWGNPKNAEAYAYMKSYSPYENVEKKKYPNMLVTTGLHDSQVQYFEPAKWVAKLREYKTDNNVLLFQTNMKFGHGGASGRFDYLKDVALNYAFLLALEGITE